The Aphis gossypii isolate Hap1 chromosome 3, ASM2018417v2, whole genome shotgun sequence genome includes a region encoding these proteins:
- the LOC126551064 gene encoding LOW QUALITY PROTEIN: uncharacterized protein LOC126551064 (The sequence of the model RefSeq protein was modified relative to this genomic sequence to represent the inferred CDS: substituted 1 base at 1 genomic stop codon), which translates to MHALSSRRKSQWINNSNSLLDPTGSNCLHCLRAFRDVPNGIRVPSPVPLVTNTVNINNIKINTHHNDHTTSSNIESNIEDISSLSSFDDQSISVVEESEDIELTIAMWAIWNSICHSVLNDLLTSLSKHTEFKYLPKDSRTLLHTPSSTVLKNIDGGVYYHFSIVSEIEYLCKVYTHLPSTLLLMVGIDGLPVTKNPPSQLWLILGYFSNIPDEKQKVFIIGAFYGKSKPGNCNDYMQDFVDELCLLINEGVTINNITIKVLLNAIICNAPAKSFILNIRGHTAKKSCLRYHTIGQYENNRVYFPDLTFSLRTHDDFVAYTDSEFHYDETVLSKLPNILHLSDDVNKFGPLNSFSAFPFESYMQPLKKKIKSGVKPLQQLVRRYAEEKVLWHNQKLKPEKSWYVVIFTISNEIQHVPNTWLQSENFCWFPNLKKDGKEIFFTIPQVSTIIKKRTEINYVDGTNYDIKIVAGPFEKVKQKVAKAWSERDSSESCFENESPVXPVTKKRKETAKCLRKLENDFLKLPVLPTLPLSAKGTTAVGSPLMSSDLISVSHDGSSPISESNCPISNFSYHESAVSYSSLISSSILVENLNNTKTSSSTKLGSLLSETITHESYSKSESTPRIMIKKKQESAVSHSNLTSSSTPIDNLKKTTTSNTELELLLSDRINESNPNSGGTSNVIHNGPSGPNTDISPLFEAKSNAVYDMTNMSEDCLKTSTTEDDVGNLLTGSLMLLDGSTSFQEINYTDSNVYDNFDSTLINNEKTNNTNTTDSGLMDLSNFISKNENCCCQNLLQIKSILATNEKTSKAVHKQIMIQLHMLNNSNVKIVNVMKNMDQKLQVIMKGDSRMRPLALPIPVLPTALITLLPAKCIEVHIESILSVDIDGLNNQEELKSYLYMKIGSMDSISSAARAAINECFKYNVLAFFSFRGKTKRSFLKLKLCTVIYESLSSFRTHSKDEEKFNRTVDNYIKHSKQKNEDQNNE; encoded by the exons ATGCATGCATTATCGTCCAGacgaaaaa GCCAAtggataaataattcaaacagtTTATTGGACCCAACAGGCAGCAACTGCCTTCATTGTTTGAGAGCCTTTAGGGATGTACCTAACGGCATACG TGTACCTTCACCTGTTCCTTTGGTAACAAATActgttaatataaacaatataaaaattaatactcacCATAATGATCATACTACTTCTAGTAATATTGAATCAAATATAGAAGATATAAGTAGTTTAAGCTCATTTGATGACCAATCCATTTCAGTAGTTGAAGAAAGTGAAGATATTGAGTTGACAATTGCTATGTGGGCCATTTGGAATTCTATATGTCATTCAGTCttgaatgatttattaacTTCTTTATCAAAACAcactgaatttaaatatttacctaaagATTCTCGTACATTGTTACATACTCCTTCCTCTactgtattgaaaaatattgatggtGGCGTTTACTATCATTTTAGTATTGTTAgtgaaatagaatatttatgcaaagtatatacacatttaccTTCTACTTTATTGTTAATGGTTGGAATCGATGGATTACCAGTTACTAAAAATCCACCAAGTCAACTGTGGCTGATTTTAggctatttttcaaatattcctGATGAAAAACAGAAAGTTTTCATCATAGGAGCTTTTTACGGTAAATCTAAACCTGGTAATTGCAATGATTACATGCAGGATTTTGTTGATGAGTTGTGTTTGTTAATAAATGAAGGTGTTAccataaataacataacaattaaaGTATTGTTAAATGCTATAATTTGTAATGCACCAGCAAAatctttcattttaaatattcgtgGACATACTGCAAAAAAATCTTGTCTAAGGTATCATACTATCGGTCAATATGAAAATAACCGTGTATATTTTCCAGATTTAACTTTTTCTTTAAGAACCCATGATGATTTTGTGGCATACACGGACTCCGAGTTTCATTATGATGAAACTGTTCTGTCCAAATTACCTAA TATACTGCATTTGTCTGATGATGTCAACAAATTTGGACCATTAAACTCATTTTCTGCTTTCCCATTTGAAAGTTACATGCAacctcttaaaaaaaaaattaaaagtggtGTTAAGCCATTACAACAACTTGTACGACGCTATGCTGAGGAAAAAGTACTTTGGcataatcaaaaattgaagCCTGAAAA GTCTTGGtatgttgtaatttttactatatccAATGAAATTCAACATGTCCCTAATACATGGCTTCAAAGTGAAAATTTTTGTTGGTttcctaatttaaaaaaagatggaAAGGAAATATTCTTTACTATACCACAAGTTTCcaccattataaaaaaacgtacagaaataaattatgtagatGGCACAAATTATGACATAAAGATTGTAGCAGGGCCATTTG agAAAGTTAAGCAAAAAGTGGCAAAAGCTTGGTCAGAACGAGACTCTTCTGAGAGTTGTTTTGAAAACGAATCGCCAGTATAGCCAGTAACTAAAAAACGAAAAGAAACTGCAAAATGTTTACGCAAACttgaaaacgattttttgAAGTTGCCTGTACTACCAACATTgccattat CTGCAAAAGGAACTACTGCGGTTGGGAGTCCTCTAATGTCATCTGATTTAATTTCAGTGTCACATGATGGCTCAAGTCCTATCTCTGAAAGTAATT gccctataagtaatttttcataCCATGAAAGTGCTGTATCATATAGTAGTCTAATTTCAAGCAGCATACTCgtcgaaaatttaaataaca caaAAACATCAAGTAGTACTAAATTGGGATCTCTTCTATCTGAAACAATCACTCATGAATCATATTCTAAGTCTGAAAGTACTCCtagaataatgattaaaaaga AACAAGAAAGTGCTGTATCACATAGTAATCTGACTTCAAGTAGCACACCCAtcgacaatttaaaaaaaa CAACAACATCAAATACTGAGTTGGAACTTCTTCTGTCTGATAGAATCAATGAATCAAATCCTAACTCTGGAGGTACCTCTAATGTGATTCATAAtg GTCCTAGTGGTCCTAATACAGATATTAGTCCACTTTTTGAAGCGAAATCAAATGCGGTGTATGACATGACCAACATGTCCGAAGATTGTTTGAAGACAA gtACTACAGAAGATGATGTTGGTAATCTTTTGACTGGTTCATTGATGTTGCTAGATGGTTCAACAAGTTTtcaagaaattaattatacagatAGTAATGTGTATGATAATTTTGATTCTACTCTTATTAATAACGAAA aaacaaacaatacaaatactaCTGATTCCGGTTTGATGGATTTGTCAAATTTCATTAGCAAAAatg AAAACTGCTGTTGCCAAAACCTTTTACAAATCAAATCAATATTAGCTACTAATGAAAAAACATCTAAAGCAgttcataaacaaattatgataCAGTTACATATGTTAAACAACTCTAACGTTAAGATAGTTAATGTTATGAAAAACATGGACCAAAAGCTTCAAGTCATAATGAAAGGAGATTCTAGGATGAGGCCATTAGCTCTGCCTATACCTGTATTACCAACAGCCTTGATAACTTTATTACCTGCAAAATGTATTGAAGTCCATATTGAGTCCATTCTATCGGTTGATATTGATGGCTTAAATAACCAGGAAGAATTG AAATCTTACCTTTATATGAAGATTGGAAGTATGGATTCTATAAGCTCAGCTGCACGAGCAGCAATAAATGaatgttttaagtataatgtattggCTTTCTTCAGCTTTAGAGGAAAAACTAAGcgaagttttttaaaattaaaattgtgtacTGTTATTTATG aaTCTCTGTCTAGTTTCCGTACTCATTCCAAAGATGAAGAAAAATTCAACCGAACCGTAGATAACTACATAAAACattccaaacaaaaaaatgaagatcaaaataatgaataa
- the LOC126550900 gene encoding uncharacterized protein LOC126550900, whose protein sequence is MDFIVKHNVFGETRCWMYSVEWQKRGLPHAHILIWLVENIRPNEVDAVISAEIPNVQVDPGLHEVVIKNMIHGPCGTLNQNSPCMMDGKCSKRYPWTLISETITGNDGYPLYRRRSTADNGKSTIVKLNQQDIEIDNRWIVPYSPILSKTFKAHINVESCHSVKSIKYICKYVTKGSNMAEIGIGAENSNDEVTQYQMGRYVSSNEAVWRIFSFPIHERHPSVVHLAVHLENGQRVYFTAQNAVQRAAQPPSTTLTSFFETCQNDDFAQTLIYSEMPKYYTWNQSSRRFIRRKQGKPVPGYTDVYSTDAIGRIYSVHPSNDECFYLRLLLVNVRGPTSFQQLRTVDGELCVSYREACQRLQLLENDAHWDQTLNDAVISLHAHQIRTLFSIIISTCFPSNPIDLWIKYKDYMCDDILYQIQNRMGNPNIQISEEIYNEALISIEDM, encoded by the coding sequence ATGGATTTCATCGTAAAACATAATGTGTTTGGTGAGACACGCTGCTGGATGTATTCTGTGGAGTGGCAGAAACGAGGATTGCCACATGCACACATTTTGATTTGGttggttgaaaatataagGCCAAATGAAGTTGATGCAGTGATATCAGCTGAAATCCCTAATGTACAAGTAGATCCTGGATTGCATGAGGTAGTTATCAAAAACATGATACATGGTCCCTGTGGAActcttaatcaaaattcacCGTGTATGATGGATGGTAAATGTTCAAAACGATATCCATGGACATTAATATCGGAAACAATTACTGGTAATGACGGTTATCCATTGTATCGTCGCAGATCGACAGCAGACAATGGAAAATCAACAAttgtcaaattaaatcaacaagaTATTGAAATAGATAATCGTTGGATTGTTCCATATTCACCCATTTTATCAAAGACATTCAAAGCACACATCAACGTTGAATCTTGCCATTCAgtgaaatctattaaatacatttgcaaaTATGTAACCAAAGGGAGTAATATGGCTGAGATTGGAATTGGTGCAGAGAATTCCAATGATGAAGTTACCCAATACCAAATGGGCCGCTATGTCAGTAGTAATGAAGCAGTTTGgcgaatattttcttttcctaTTCATGAGAGACACCCTTCTGTTGTTCACTTAGCTGTGCATTTAGAAAATGGACAAAGAGTGTATTTTACAGCACAGAACGCAGTACAAAGAGCTGCTCAGCCACCATCTACTACATTAACCAGTTTTTTTGAGACATGTCAAAACGATGATTTCGCACAAACATTGATATATTCTGAaatgccaaaatattatacctggaATCAATCCTCAAGGAGATTTATACGACGGAAACAAGGAAAACCAGTTCCAGGATATACAGATGTATATTCCACCGATGCGATTGGCCGGATTTATTCAGTACATCCAAGCAATgatgaatgtttttacttaCGACTGCTATTAGTCAATGTACGTGGCCCAACATCATTCCAACAGTTACGAACTGTTGATGGTGAATTGTGTGTATCCTACAGAGAAGCCTGTCAACGTTTGCAATTGCTTGAAAATGACGCTCATTGGGATCAAACTCTCAATGATGCTGTAATATCATTACACGCTCATCAAATAAGAacattgttttctataatcaTATCTACATGCTTCCCATCAAACCCAATTGATTTGTGGATCAAGTACAAAGATTATATGTgtgatgatattttgtatcaaatacaGAATAGAATGGGAAATCCAAATATACAAATCAGTGAAGAAATTTACAATGAAGCATTGATTTCAATTGAGGacatgtga
- the LOC126551066 gene encoding uncharacterized protein LOC126551066, with product MWEPILRSLRIVSKRLQNINMDLEAASNMIQLAVTSTQDIRDNYQHILIIAKELCKKWNIPVTYPNERKKQAVKYFDEIDGDRRLNTNEDNFKVQIFFPVMDSVLSQLVARFKGTHDVVETFSFLNPTSFLSKTEKEVINASYDFILKYSNDISTDFTRQLLSLRTSLQKHQLKTIKSLAIYIVENDLSIVFPDVLSACVSRHPIC from the exons ATGTGGGAACCAATTCTACGTTCTTTGCGTATTGTATCAAAACggctacaaaatataaatatggatTTGGAAGCAGCTTCAAACATGATACAGCTGGCTGTGACATCAACTCAAGATATCAGAGACAACTACcagcatattttaattattgcaaaagaattatgtaaaaaatggaATATACCAGTCACATATCCCAACGAACGTAAAAAACAagctgtaaaatattttgatgaaatagaTGGTGATCGTAGACTTAACACTAatgaagataattttaaagttcaaatctTTTTCCCTGTTATGGACTCTGTTTTATCACAACTTGTAGCTCGATTTAAAGGAACACATGATGTAGTTGaaactttttcatttttaaatcctacttcatttttatcaaaaactgaAAAAGAAGTTATCAATGCATCATATGACTTCATATTAAAGTATAGTAATGATATCAGCACAGATTTTACCCgacaattattaagtttaagaaCTAGTTTACAAAAACATcaacttaaaactattaagaGCTTGGCcatttatattgttgaaaatgaTTTATCCATTGTATTTCCAGATGTTTTAAGCGcatgt GTGTCACGTCATccaatatgttaa
- the LOC126551065 gene encoding zinc finger MYM-type protein 1-like, producing MNNFVFINSEVELKAQDNPEIVVITNEESVCQSKNAQSGVEQKVQSNHGNIEIVNELNEQVNQINENESMEIQGLSLLHDYPTDQAHFLGITLTSVIKRSIIEYGPCRPKMEFPRNEDKRKFSVEYYYLSSKSGNRIPRTWLCYSPILNYVYCESCWLFADRQYINYKSEWITGIDNWQHLSQKIFKHESSIQHIESVKIRSLWAKNKVLDSQLENQVSEEAAFWRSVLERIIMIILHLTSGNTALRGNEGKFSSKNQFSEGNFLQTVRLVANYDPILCKLINCEKSKIKYLSHTIVDKLIGILSSDLLKTICNEIKLCQCFSIIIDSTLDITKLDQLSVIIRYTIINFEEKKLEVKESFVGFFELKHHGAADYTQLICEILSKLDLDINKCRGQGYDGASVMSGVHSGVQTRIKELVPSASYIHCCSHNLNLVISDAAKCHSKCAKMGTFSIWT from the exons atgaataattttgtattcatcAATTCag aaGTAGAACTGAAAGCACAAGATAACCCTGAAATTGTAGTTATTACTAATGAGGAAAGTGTTTGCCAATCAAAAAATGCCCAAA gtggTGTAGAGCAAAAAGTTCAAAGTAATCATGGAAATATAGAAATTGTTAATGAGTTAAATGAACAAGTAAaccaaattaatgaaaatgaatcAATGGAAATCCaag gtCTGAGCTTACTTCATGATTATCCAACTGATCAAGCACATTTTCTTGGAATAACCTTAACAAGTGTAATCAAAAGATCTATTATAGAATATGGACCATGTAGACCAAAAATGGAATTTCCTCGCAATGAAGacaaaagaaaattttcagtagaatattattatttatcatcaaaatCTGGTAATCGTATTCCTCGTACATGGCTTTGCTATTCGCCTAtcctaaattatgtttattgtgaATCATGTTGGCTTTTTGCTGACagacaatatataaattataagtctgAATGGATTACTGGAATAGATAACTGGCAACATCtttctcaaaaaatatttaaacatgaaaGTTCAATTCAACATATTGAATCTGTAAAAATTCGATCTCTGTGggcaaaaaataaagttttagatAGTCAACTAGAAAATCAAGTATCAGAAGAGGCTGCATTCTGGAGAAGTGTACTGGAaagaattataatgataattttacatttaactaGTGGAAATACTGCTCTTCGAGGAAATGAAGGTAAATTTAGCTCAAAAAATCAGTTTTCCGaaggtaattttttacaaaccgTTAGATTAGTTGCAAATTATGATCCCATATTGTGCAAACTTATTAATTGTGAGAAAAGCAAAATCAAGTATCTGAGTCACACAatagttgataaattaattggaATTTTATCTTCTGATCtacttaaaactatttgtaatgaaataaaGTTATGCCAATGTTTTTCCATTATAATAGATTCTACTTTAGATATAACTAAACTGGATCAGCTGAGTGTTATTATTCGGTATACTATCATAAATTTTGAAGAGAAGAAACTAGAAGTTAAGGAGTCATTTGTAGgtttttttgagttaaaacACCACGGAGCTGCTGATTATACACAGTTGATATGTGAAATTCTATCAAAACTTGACTTGGATATTAACAAATGCCGTGGACAAGGTTATGATGGGGCATCTGTGATGAGCGGAGTCCATTCTGGCGTTCAAACTAGAATAAAAGAACTTGTTCCATCAGCATCATATATTCATTGTTGTAGTCACAAtcttaatttagtaatatctGATGCAGCTAAATGTCATAGtaaa TGCGCCAAGATGGGCACTTTTAGCATTTGGACatga